The following coding sequences are from one Ignavibacteriales bacterium window:
- a CDS encoding sugar transferase, giving the protein MTSVGRFIRKVRIDEIPQMFNVLKGEMRHCWSASRKSFFVEQLSKEIPYYKRRLKVRPGITGWAQVKHKYDESIEDVKIKLRYDLFTLKTYSR; this is encoded by the coding sequence CAAAGTTCGCATTGATGAAATACCACAGATGTTCAATGTTCTCAAAGGTGAAATGAGGCATTGTTGGTCCGCGTCCCGAAAGAGCTTCTTTGTTGAACAATTATCGAAGGAAATTCCTTATTATAAAAGGCGATTAAAAGTTAGACCCGGAATAACAGGCTGGGCGCAGGTTAAGCATAAATATGATGAATCAATTGAAGACGTTAAAATAAAATTAAGGTACGATCTTTTTACATTGAAAACATATAGTCGTTAA